A genomic window from Candidatus Pelagisphaera phototrophica includes:
- a CDS encoding efflux RND transporter permease subunit — protein sequence MLNALIRFSLANRGLIIAGAIVVILFGIQTARKLPVEVLPDLTKPTVTLLTEAPGLAPEEVETLVTLPLESALMGVASVTRLRSTSDVSHSLVFVEFEWGTDIYKARQFVQERLQSARENLPEDVSPYMTPVASLMGEIMLVGLRSTDGSVEPRELRTLADWTVKQRLQSIPGVAEVLSMGGGITQVHIQPDPYRMRSLNIGFDELREAATQATSNTTGGFMSANSQETMVRNLAMTTDLEAIGSTLIKHVNDRPIKISDVANVVWDVAPMRGDGAVNGSSGVIMSVTKTPGFDTLTLTRKVEDALKALQASAPQSVELIPLFRQADFIENAIGNLEEAIRDGAIMVSLVLLLFLLNVRTTLITLTAIPLSFAITLIVFRFFDISVNAMTLGGLAVAIGMVVDDAIVDVENVFRRLRENATAPSPKPALEVIASASAEVRNSILYATLFIILVFLPLLGLTGVEGRLFTPIAIATITSMSASFLVSLTVIPVLCSLLLKPKPGRVHKDGIIIRSLKWALKNTWLRLSLSYPIAVMAIGAVFLSGALSLYPTMGKDFLPSFNEETALVALTAAPGTSLEQMNEISDVADRLLLAIPEIRNVGRRIGRAERGDHVVPVSTVEFDIDFRASDRSRAEILEDIRATMRTIPGTFSALSGPLADRIGHMLSGVSAKLAIKVFGPDLNEIRRIGEQIQKIAQGIPGFENARTEQQAPIPQLRIEIDREKALSYGVTPGSLNEQLSSLIGGEHLTDLYEEQRSIDLVLRLPPEWRGSPVRLETLYIDTKSGLKIPLSFVADIKEARGPNVIHRENMMRRFVVSINPNERDLASLVTRLQSETTSNVSLPSGYFISFEGEFQAQQEASKRIALLSIVVLLIISFLLYNYFSSPVFAIQILCDIPLALIGGIAFTWIMINNISIATLVGFIAVAGIAARNSVMLISHYLHLMRHEGERFSRAMVVRGTLERLAPVLMTALSAGIALIPLVLSADAPGKEILHPVAVVIVGGLVTSTILGLGITPAVFYAFGRKAAEKAVRNKAAASN from the coding sequence ATGCTAAACGCTCTCATTAGATTCTCCTTAGCCAATCGGGGCCTGATTATCGCAGGAGCCATCGTTGTCATATTATTCGGGATACAGACTGCTCGTAAGCTTCCTGTGGAAGTTCTCCCCGACCTCACTAAACCTACCGTGACGCTTCTCACAGAAGCGCCGGGTCTCGCGCCGGAAGAAGTGGAAACACTGGTTACCCTGCCCCTTGAAAGCGCTCTCATGGGCGTGGCTAGCGTAACCCGACTACGGTCCACCTCTGACGTTTCCCATTCACTCGTATTCGTCGAATTCGAATGGGGAACCGATATCTACAAAGCGCGCCAGTTTGTACAAGAGAGACTCCAGTCAGCTCGCGAGAACCTGCCAGAAGACGTCTCCCCCTACATGACACCGGTTGCTTCCTTGATGGGTGAAATCATGCTAGTGGGACTTCGCAGCACCGACGGGAGCGTAGAACCCAGAGAATTGAGAACGCTTGCCGATTGGACCGTTAAACAAAGGCTCCAAAGCATTCCCGGCGTCGCCGAGGTACTTTCGATGGGAGGCGGTATAACGCAAGTCCATATACAGCCAGATCCATATCGAATGCGTTCGCTGAATATAGGATTCGACGAATTGAGAGAAGCTGCCACCCAGGCCACAAGCAATACGACCGGCGGTTTCATGTCCGCCAATTCCCAGGAAACCATGGTCCGCAATCTGGCGATGACGACGGACTTAGAAGCGATCGGATCCACTTTGATCAAACACGTCAATGATCGGCCTATCAAAATTTCGGACGTAGCTAATGTCGTTTGGGACGTAGCGCCCATGAGAGGCGATGGCGCGGTCAACGGATCCTCCGGCGTCATCATGAGCGTCACCAAAACACCAGGGTTCGACACGCTCACTTTAACGCGAAAAGTTGAGGACGCACTCAAGGCGCTTCAAGCGTCTGCGCCGCAAAGTGTGGAACTCATCCCGCTTTTTCGGCAGGCCGACTTTATTGAGAACGCGATTGGAAATCTGGAGGAAGCCATTCGTGACGGAGCCATCATGGTTTCGCTGGTGCTTCTACTCTTTCTGCTGAATGTGAGAACCACGCTGATAACACTGACCGCGATTCCCCTTTCCTTCGCCATCACCTTGATAGTATTTCGCTTTTTTGACATCAGCGTCAACGCAATGACGCTCGGCGGTCTGGCCGTCGCCATCGGAATGGTTGTGGACGACGCTATCGTGGATGTAGAGAACGTGTTCCGACGGCTTCGGGAAAATGCCACGGCCCCGTCCCCAAAGCCTGCCCTTGAAGTCATTGCCAGCGCGTCGGCTGAAGTGAGAAACTCGATCCTGTACGCAACCTTGTTCATCATTCTCGTTTTTCTGCCCCTCCTGGGACTAACCGGCGTAGAGGGACGGCTTTTCACTCCCATCGCAATTGCGACAATTACGAGCATGAGCGCTTCTTTTCTGGTTTCGCTAACGGTCATTCCCGTTCTCTGCTCATTGCTCCTCAAGCCGAAACCCGGTCGCGTCCACAAAGACGGAATCATTATCAGGTCCTTGAAATGGGCACTGAAAAACACATGGCTACGCCTTTCCTTGAGCTACCCGATCGCGGTTATGGCCATTGGGGCGGTATTTCTTTCCGGCGCCCTCAGCCTTTATCCCACAATGGGCAAGGACTTCCTACCCTCCTTCAATGAAGAAACCGCGTTGGTGGCGCTGACAGCGGCTCCCGGCACGTCGCTTGAACAGATGAACGAAATATCGGATGTCGCGGACCGGCTTCTCCTCGCCATCCCAGAAATTCGGAACGTAGGAAGACGCATTGGCCGTGCCGAAAGGGGCGATCATGTGGTCCCTGTTTCCACGGTCGAGTTCGATATCGACTTCCGGGCAAGCGACCGATCGCGAGCTGAAATCCTGGAAGATATCCGAGCGACGATGCGCACGATTCCCGGAACGTTCAGCGCCCTGAGCGGACCGCTAGCGGATCGGATTGGACACATGCTAAGCGGTGTATCCGCAAAATTAGCGATAAAGGTTTTCGGTCCGGACTTGAACGAGATTCGGCGTATCGGAGAGCAAATCCAAAAGATCGCCCAAGGCATACCAGGATTCGAAAATGCCCGCACGGAACAACAAGCGCCCATTCCCCAGCTCCGCATTGAGATCGATAGAGAAAAGGCGCTTTCCTATGGGGTGACCCCCGGTTCGCTAAACGAACAGCTCAGCAGCCTCATTGGCGGCGAGCACTTAACGGATCTTTACGAGGAGCAAAGATCGATCGACCTAGTCCTGCGACTCCCTCCCGAATGGCGCGGGTCACCCGTGCGCTTGGAGACCCTTTATATTGATACGAAGAGCGGTCTCAAGATACCTCTCTCGTTCGTCGCGGACATAAAAGAAGCACGCGGACCCAATGTGATTCACCGAGAGAACATGATGCGACGGTTTGTCGTTAGCATAAATCCGAACGAAAGGGACCTCGCTTCTCTAGTTACCCGTCTGCAATCAGAAACCACTTCCAACGTGTCACTGCCAAGTGGATACTTCATAAGCTTCGAGGGCGAGTTTCAAGCCCAACAGGAGGCTTCCAAGCGAATTGCTCTCCTAAGCATCGTCGTGCTGCTGATAATCTCGTTTCTTCTCTACAACTATTTCTCCTCTCCTGTTTTTGCAATCCAGATTCTATGCGACATCCCGCTGGCTTTGATCGGCGGTATCGCTTTCACCTGGATAATGATCAACAACATCAGCATTGCCACCCTGGTTGGCTTTATAGCAGTGGCAGGCATCGCGGCCCGAAATAGCGTCATGCTGATATCCCATTACCTGCATTTAATGAGACACGAAGGGGAACGTTTCTCCCGAGCTATGGTAGTTCGAGGAACCTTAGAGCGTCTGGCACCGGTTCTTATGACTGCGTTGTCAGCGGGTATTGCCTTGATTCCGCTCGTCCTCTCTGCCGATGCTCCTGGCAAGGAAATCCTTCATCCGGTGGCAGTTGTCATCGTCGGCGGTCTAGTCACCTCGACCATTCTTGGCCTTGGGATCACGCCGGCTGTCTTCTACGCCTTCGGTAGAAAGGCGGCAGAAAAAGCCGTCAGAAACAAAGCGGCCGCCTCGAACTAG
- a CDS encoding copper-transporting P-type ATPase, with amino-acid sequence MTSSKDNPDCCHQNSDGEHPENAPTPNRKYYCPMCPGAESDKPVDCPKCGMLLERNPSYRESTQTIYTCPMHPEVQHGHPGQCPQCGMDLEPMSPVNSDEEESDEIRSLAIKFWIGLGLTIPVFLIAMGGMIPGLSLEEFLPRSVTKWVELILATPVVFWAGGLFFVRGWQSIVNRSPNMFTLIMLGVSAAWGFSTVAVVFPEVLPDSFRMHGEVGVYFEAAAVITVLVLLGQWLEARARRQTGQAIQSLLDLAAKTAHRVDDNGDEEDLDIDVIQKGDRLRVRPGEKIPLDGSIREGKSAVDESMITGEPVPVEKGEGDKVIGATVNHTGSFIMEAEAVGDETMLARIIGMVADAQRSRAPIQKLADTVAGYFVPTVVLAAVVAFLMWAMFGPEPAMAYAIVVAVSVLIIACPCALGLATPMSIMVGVGKGAQNGILVKNAEAIERAEKVTHLITDKTGTLTAGKPAVVALSPSNGVSSKDLLCLAAAVESQSEHPLARSVFEKAKSEKLEVSQATDFKSTTGGGVQAMVGETLIRVGKQSFIEAEGIEIPQGLTTGSERLQAEANTVIWAARDDQLLGYIAIADPIKESSKEAIESLHAMGITIVMCTGDNSRTANAVATALGIDKVHAEVSPEDKQRIVNELKDEGRHVAMAGDGINDAPALAAADVGIAMGTGTDVAIESAGLTLVKGDLRGIAGGLHLSRATMRNIRQNLFFAFVYNAIGIPIAAGILYPFIGVLLSPMIAGAAMSFSSVSVITNALRLKGLNLK; translated from the coding sequence ATGACTTCTTCTAAAGATAACCCGGATTGCTGCCACCAAAATAGCGACGGCGAGCATCCTGAGAACGCCCCCACTCCCAACAGGAAATACTATTGCCCGATGTGTCCCGGGGCAGAATCGGACAAGCCTGTCGATTGCCCCAAATGCGGCATGCTCCTAGAGCGCAACCCATCCTACCGGGAATCCACCCAAACGATTTACACCTGCCCCATGCACCCGGAAGTGCAGCATGGCCATCCGGGTCAATGCCCCCAATGCGGCATGGACCTGGAACCGATGTCACCCGTAAATTCAGACGAGGAGGAGAGTGATGAGATCCGTTCCCTCGCCATAAAGTTTTGGATCGGACTTGGACTGACCATTCCCGTTTTTCTCATCGCCATGGGAGGCATGATTCCCGGGCTGTCGCTCGAGGAATTCCTTCCGCGTTCCGTTACGAAATGGGTTGAACTGATTCTCGCCACTCCCGTCGTCTTCTGGGCAGGCGGCCTGTTTTTTGTCCGCGGTTGGCAATCTATTGTCAATCGCAGCCCCAATATGTTCACGCTCATCATGTTAGGTGTGAGTGCCGCTTGGGGATTCAGCACGGTCGCCGTTGTCTTCCCAGAGGTTTTGCCGGATTCCTTCCGCATGCACGGCGAAGTTGGCGTCTATTTCGAAGCCGCCGCCGTCATTACCGTATTGGTTCTTCTCGGACAATGGCTAGAAGCTCGGGCCCGCCGACAGACCGGCCAAGCCATCCAAAGCCTTCTCGATCTGGCCGCCAAGACCGCTCACCGTGTCGATGATAACGGTGACGAAGAAGACTTAGACATCGACGTGATACAAAAAGGCGACCGACTGAGAGTCCGGCCAGGTGAGAAGATTCCCCTAGATGGATCGATCCGAGAGGGCAAGAGCGCCGTCGATGAATCCATGATTACCGGCGAACCGGTTCCGGTCGAGAAAGGCGAAGGTGACAAGGTTATCGGGGCCACCGTCAACCATACCGGCAGTTTCATCATGGAAGCCGAGGCTGTCGGTGATGAAACGATGCTGGCGCGCATCATCGGCATGGTAGCGGACGCCCAGCGCAGCCGGGCCCCCATCCAGAAACTCGCGGATACGGTCGCAGGCTACTTCGTCCCAACCGTTGTGCTTGCAGCCGTAGTGGCCTTCTTGATGTGGGCAATGTTCGGCCCCGAGCCGGCAATGGCATACGCGATTGTTGTGGCTGTCTCCGTTTTAATCATCGCTTGCCCCTGCGCTCTGGGACTCGCCACGCCGATGTCGATCATGGTCGGAGTCGGCAAAGGGGCCCAAAACGGAATCTTAGTGAAGAACGCCGAAGCGATTGAGCGAGCGGAAAAGGTCACCCATCTGATAACCGACAAGACCGGCACCCTGACTGCAGGAAAACCGGCCGTAGTGGCTCTGAGCCCCAGCAATGGAGTTTCCTCCAAGGATCTCCTATGTTTAGCCGCTGCCGTCGAATCACAGTCGGAGCACCCTCTGGCTCGCTCCGTATTCGAAAAGGCGAAATCGGAAAAGCTGGAAGTTTCTCAGGCCACGGATTTCAAGAGCACGACCGGAGGAGGCGTCCAGGCGATGGTAGGCGAGACTCTCATTCGCGTCGGCAAGCAATCTTTCATCGAAGCGGAAGGAATTGAAATTCCGCAGGGTTTGACTACTGGGTCCGAGCGCCTTCAAGCGGAAGCCAATACGGTGATCTGGGCCGCCCGAGACGATCAGTTGCTCGGCTACATTGCGATTGCCGACCCCATCAAGGAAAGTTCGAAAGAAGCCATCGAATCCCTTCACGCGATGGGCATCACCATCGTCATGTGCACCGGAGACAATTCAAGAACGGCTAACGCAGTGGCCACAGCACTCGGTATTGACAAAGTTCACGCAGAAGTTTCTCCCGAGGATAAACAACGCATTGTGAACGAGCTAAAGGACGAAGGTCGTCATGTCGCCATGGCAGGCGATGGGATCAACGACGCCCCGGCCCTGGCTGCGGCTGACGTGGGAATCGCCATGGGCACGGGCACCGACGTGGCGATCGAGAGTGCCGGGCTAACCTTGGTTAAAGGTGACCTGCGTGGCATCGCGGGCGGTTTGCATCTCAGTCGGGCGACGATGCGCAATATCCGGCAAAATCTGTTTTTCGCCTTTGTCTATAACGCTATCGGTATTCCGATAGCGGCGGGTATACTGTATCCATTCATCGGAGTTCTATTGAGTCCCATGATCGCAGGCGCTGCCATGTCCTTCAGCTCAGTTTCCGTCATCACCAACGCCCTACGACTTAAAGGGCTGAACCTGAAGTAA
- a CDS encoding efflux RND transporter periplasmic adaptor subunit, with protein MKFLRPIRFCSIPIICLLASQAMLGQDKPENIVILDDVAVVNLGIETVEVDYQDFAETLFVIGRIEPIPSRKSVLSSRIPGRVVKIHAFEGDIVSQNAPIIEIESLQPGDPPPRVSLGAPLPGMVMKNHTHIGKPVVSDLELFEIVDLSQVYAVARIPEDQAGKLSIGTKAEIRVAALPDDVFEGELERFGTEANTENGTIDALFIIENPHYKARPNMRVEFSILLSTKKKTLSIPRSALQADGINRIVFVKDFELPNAFLKSPVRIGAQNESSAEVLNGLFPGDEVVTKGAYSLLFAGGGISLKEALDAAHGHEHNEDGSEMTAEQQSGRGSRDGMSQNEFSANSKLGQLIVFLAILSGLLVILLVLSIAFPRHPKERAER; from the coding sequence ATGAAATTTCTTAGACCTATCAGATTCTGCTCGATCCCCATCATCTGCCTGTTGGCAAGCCAGGCCATGCTAGGACAAGACAAGCCCGAAAACATTGTCATCCTAGACGATGTGGCAGTCGTCAATCTAGGGATTGAGACCGTTGAAGTCGACTACCAGGACTTCGCCGAGACTCTCTTTGTGATCGGGCGCATCGAACCCATTCCTTCTCGAAAAAGCGTACTTAGCAGCAGAATACCGGGACGTGTTGTCAAGATTCATGCCTTTGAGGGCGACATCGTATCGCAAAATGCGCCTATCATAGAGATCGAAAGCCTGCAACCCGGCGACCCTCCTCCCCGAGTCAGTCTTGGCGCCCCATTGCCCGGAATGGTTATGAAAAACCACACCCATATCGGGAAGCCGGTGGTATCCGATCTGGAGCTATTTGAGATCGTCGACTTGTCGCAGGTTTATGCCGTCGCTAGAATACCCGAGGACCAGGCTGGAAAGCTTTCCATAGGGACTAAAGCGGAGATTCGCGTCGCCGCATTGCCCGATGACGTTTTTGAAGGAGAACTCGAGCGATTCGGAACGGAAGCCAATACCGAGAACGGTACGATCGACGCCCTTTTCATTATCGAAAACCCTCACTACAAGGCTCGCCCCAACATGCGGGTGGAATTCTCGATCCTTCTGAGCACAAAGAAAAAAACCCTCTCTATTCCTCGATCTGCCCTCCAGGCTGACGGCATCAACCGTATCGTATTCGTCAAAGACTTCGAACTACCCAACGCCTTTTTGAAATCCCCCGTGAGGATTGGGGCGCAGAACGAGTCGTCGGCAGAGGTGCTTAACGGCCTCTTTCCTGGGGACGAAGTCGTTACCAAAGGTGCCTACTCGCTCCTCTTCGCAGGCGGCGGCATCTCCCTCAAGGAAGCTCTCGATGCCGCGCACGGACATGAGCACAACGAAGACGGATCCGAAATGACCGCGGAACAGCAGTCGGGTCGCGGATCCCGCGACGGGATGAGCCAAAACGAGTTTTCTGCCAATTCAAAGTTGGGCCAACTGATCGTCTTTCTCGCCATACTCAGCGGACTACTCGTGATCCTACTTGTATTGAGCATCGCCTTCCCTCGCCACCCAAAAGAACGGGCCGAAAGATAG
- a CDS encoding metal/formaldehyde-sensitive transcriptional repressor: MVHLVTENTKLIARVKRLKGQLEGVERTLTEGEDCFAILQNTAVCRGALNALTKELILSHIEHHLVESDDASEGVRDTGKEIQSIVRSYLK; this comes from the coding sequence TTGGTACATCTAGTTACAGAAAACACAAAGCTCATCGCTCGCGTGAAACGTTTAAAGGGGCAACTTGAAGGCGTTGAACGCACGTTAACTGAGGGTGAGGATTGCTTCGCTATCCTCCAAAATACAGCTGTCTGCCGAGGTGCCCTCAACGCCCTGACAAAAGAATTGATTTTGAGTCATATCGAACATCATTTGGTCGAAAGCGACGATGCTAGCGAAGGGGTTCGCGATACTGGAAAAGAGATTCAGAGTATTGTAAGGAGCTATTTGAAATGA
- a CDS encoding TolC family protein: MYKRIAAIAATIFSIATSIGQTDPSPNREWDQAKAIAFALENNADLRAARLSIELAESRLARTGIRSNPTMIIEYSSDFLFNDEGEHTLGVGFMQKFPLANRLKLAKAVSRVDIAKAKAEVRIQEIAIAHSINEVALELQVNDTRRASLGRLLSKSEEIAFFIQSRVSFGEYSQLEANQATLEARSLAQEINQLSDERNHLLHALEPLLGLKAEKEMSFIEIKEIDLSDDSLLYEDSIFDRHPEFQLATLEAYSAEAEIALAESENWEDVTARLFWENERSVDEPNGLGTDRFIGVGLSIPLPLRKKGELRAREQRIARDQSHMKAAAIRLRVQHEIEHARHEMDDLRKSIHSYRKEVIELAEQQLEETQAAHQKGQVSFVTLMDVQRQLLEIEHNHLDTLEFFARARQKLEIALLKSPGLSQ; the protein is encoded by the coding sequence ATGTACAAACGAATTGCAGCGATCGCTGCTACAATATTCTCCATCGCGACTTCTATTGGCCAAACGGACCCTTCCCCAAATCGCGAATGGGACCAAGCCAAAGCGATCGCATTCGCCTTGGAAAACAACGCAGATCTGCGAGCGGCCCGACTTTCGATCGAGCTGGCAGAGTCCAGGTTGGCCAGAACTGGCATTCGGTCCAATCCGACTATGATTATCGAATACTCGAGCGACTTCCTGTTCAACGACGAAGGCGAACACACCCTTGGCGTGGGTTTTATGCAAAAGTTTCCGCTAGCGAATCGCTTGAAATTAGCCAAAGCGGTTTCTCGAGTCGATATTGCGAAAGCCAAAGCCGAGGTTCGAATTCAGGAAATAGCCATTGCCCATTCGATAAACGAGGTCGCTCTGGAACTTCAAGTCAATGATACCCGCCGGGCCTCTTTGGGCAGGCTCCTATCAAAGTCAGAGGAAATCGCCTTCTTTATTCAATCAAGGGTTTCATTCGGAGAGTACTCGCAGCTGGAAGCGAATCAAGCGACTCTGGAAGCCCGTTCTCTGGCACAGGAAATCAATCAGCTTTCCGACGAACGAAACCACCTTCTCCACGCCCTTGAGCCTCTACTGGGTCTCAAGGCGGAAAAGGAAATGTCCTTTATTGAGATTAAGGAGATCGACCTGAGCGATGATTCGCTCCTGTACGAGGACTCGATCTTCGATCGTCATCCGGAATTTCAATTGGCTACCCTTGAGGCTTATTCAGCCGAGGCCGAGATCGCTCTCGCCGAGTCAGAAAACTGGGAGGACGTAACCGCCCGGCTCTTTTGGGAAAACGAACGTAGTGTAGATGAGCCCAATGGCTTGGGAACAGATCGGTTTATTGGAGTGGGATTGTCGATTCCCCTACCGTTGCGAAAGAAAGGAGAGCTTCGGGCTCGCGAGCAGCGAATCGCCCGCGACCAGTCACATATGAAGGCCGCAGCAATAAGGCTGAGAGTTCAACATGAGATCGAGCACGCGCGTCACGAGATGGACGATCTCAGGAAAAGCATCCATAGCTACCGAAAGGAAGTCATCGAACTCGCGGAACAGCAGCTAGAGGAGACGCAGGCTGCCCACCAGAAGGGACAGGTGAGTTTCGTAACTCTCATGGACGTCCAGCGCCAACTTCTCGAAATCGAGCACAATCATTTGGATACATTGGAGTTCTTTGCCCGAGCGAGACAAAAACTGGAAATCGCCCTACTGAAGTCGCCGGGGCTCTCTCAATAA
- the dmeF gene encoding CDF family Co(II)/Ni(II) efflux transporter DmeF, whose amino-acid sequence MRAHGDNHEMLIGHKRGERSTKIVIAITAIMMVGEIVSGILFGSMALLADGWHMSTHVAAFSITLFAYWYARRHADNPFYKFGTGKVSVLGGFASAVALVVVAFVMGLESVGRFFSPEQILFDEAIIVAIIGLIVNLGCAKILHDSGHGHSHSHIHDETDDHPHSHQGHEDHHHHDHNLKAAYLHVLADALTSVFAIVALTAGKFYGLLWLDALMGIVGAVVITKWAWGLLRETSSILLDGGEYGKKEAEIRELVASSGQAVTPSIRLWKIAPQHFAATIHASGSLDQLKGIRSRLQQVPWITYSSIEIEVERGDKDSGPAMGPDLLKK is encoded by the coding sequence ATGAGGGCTCACGGCGATAATCACGAGATGCTCATAGGGCATAAACGGGGCGAGCGCTCAACCAAGATTGTGATCGCTATCACCGCCATCATGATGGTGGGGGAGATTGTATCGGGAATTCTATTCGGTTCGATGGCTTTGCTTGCAGATGGTTGGCACATGTCAACTCATGTGGCTGCTTTCAGTATCACGTTGTTTGCCTATTGGTATGCTCGAAGACACGCGGACAACCCTTTCTACAAGTTCGGTACCGGCAAGGTAAGCGTCCTAGGCGGGTTCGCCAGTGCCGTCGCTCTTGTTGTGGTCGCATTTGTGATGGGGCTTGAGTCGGTCGGTCGTTTTTTTTCGCCAGAGCAAATCCTTTTTGACGAAGCCATCATCGTAGCGATCATCGGTCTCATCGTAAATTTAGGCTGCGCCAAGATTCTGCATGACAGCGGCCACGGCCATTCTCATAGCCATATTCACGACGAAACGGATGACCACCCCCACAGTCATCAGGGACACGAGGATCATCATCACCACGACCATAATTTGAAGGCCGCCTACCTTCACGTATTGGCAGATGCCCTGACATCTGTTTTCGCCATCGTGGCACTTACGGCTGGAAAGTTCTACGGACTGCTTTGGCTTGATGCGTTGATGGGAATAGTCGGTGCCGTCGTTATCACGAAGTGGGCTTGGGGCCTGTTAAGGGAAACCTCGTCAATCCTGCTCGACGGTGGCGAATACGGAAAGAAGGAGGCGGAGATTCGGGAATTGGTAGCGTCGTCGGGTCAAGCGGTAACGCCAAGCATTCGCCTGTGGAAAATCGCCCCGCAACACTTTGCAGCCACGATTCATGCATCAGGTTCTCTAGATCAGCTAAAAGGGATTCGATCCAGACTGCAGCAGGTCCCTTGGATCACCTACAGTTCGATTGAAATCGAAGTGGAGAGAGGTGACAAGGATAGCGGACCTGCAATGGGACCTGATTTATTGAAAAAGTAG
- the idi gene encoding isopentenyl-diphosphate Delta-isomerase, whose translation MSLESNTIEQVVLLDDEGCSIGAMPKSRVHTADTPLHSAFSIFLFDGNGKMLAQQRAHSKKTWPGIWSNACCGHPAPGESHQAAARRRLRQELGIDNIELELALPDFRYRAEFQGIVENEICPVFIGLCHQQPVPNSTEIAAIDWVDWNDFAEACNRETNTRFDSFSPWSLIEGKELQQQVVIESYTSGLKS comes from the coding sequence ATGTCTCTAGAATCTAATACGATAGAACAAGTTGTCCTACTGGATGACGAAGGGTGCTCCATTGGCGCCATGCCGAAGTCTCGCGTTCATACTGCGGATACACCTCTCCATAGCGCGTTTTCCATATTCCTGTTTGATGGGAATGGAAAAATGCTGGCCCAACAACGAGCCCATTCTAAAAAGACTTGGCCTGGGATTTGGTCGAATGCGTGTTGTGGCCACCCCGCCCCAGGCGAATCGCACCAGGCCGCCGCTCGCCGACGCCTTCGTCAGGAACTTGGCATCGACAATATCGAACTCGAACTCGCATTGCCCGACTTTCGATATAGGGCGGAGTTTCAGGGAATTGTCGAAAACGAGATCTGCCCCGTATTCATTGGTCTTTGCCATCAACAACCAGTCCCCAATTCTACCGAGATTGCCGCCATCGACTGGGTTGACTGGAATGACTTCGCGGAAGCCTGCAACAGAGAAACCAATACTCGATTCGACTCGTTCTCTCCTTGGTCACTAATCGAAGGCAAAGAGCTTCAGCAACAGGTAGTCATCGAGTCTTATACCTCCGGGTTGAAATCCTAA